The nucleotide sequence TGGAACCAAAGCAGACAACAGTTACGGCTCAGCCTGACTTGGGATGAGAGGATCAGTCTCCTTTCACACATATTATCACTGTTATGAAATTTagggggttttattttaaagaaaacttctaTAATGAATGATTCTTGGAGCAGAGGATTCTACAGGGCACAATGTGAAATGTGGCAAATGTAGCTGCACAATGTGTACAGGGAGCCCATAGCACCTGTGAGCTATTCCCTAGCCAAGGTGACTGATCTTGGAAGACCAGAACTTGGTTTAATACCATGTAAGCTGTAATGAAGCTGAAATGTTCCAGGGCTTGCAATGTGACAATTACTATATATTTAAAAGTCTGACTTAGGTCTCACATCTACTTGTATTCTCTGTATTCTTAGATAATTATTCTCATCTGTCATGCTTGCTGTAGTGTTTTCTTTGAGTCATagccacaaacagaaaaacatttgggAATTGCTTTCTTTGGTAAGCTTGGATTTTGTCTTAAGTGATTACCATTTGCAACCTGAATATAAAAACAATAGACTCAACACCAGCTGGCAAGGTGTGATGCCTTTGTAGTCTTTCAGTTACATCTCTGAGAATAAAATGACTGTTTGTATAAGTATGCTTAAGATCTTCAGCTAAACTAGCCCATGCATGTAGGACTCATCTCTTCAAAACACTTAATGGCCACTAaagttaaatttttttaaaagttagttGAATTTAGAATCACTAAGTCCTGCAGTAGAATTATGGCAGAGACAGCTGGGGCTCTGGGCAGGAGCTCCCCAAGCAGGTTCCTAGTCAGGTTACGAAATCTGTCTCCCCTTCATGAATTTTATAGACAGTTTCTCCCTTTGTAGAGGTAGTTGCAGCTGACTGCTTGTAGGGATGGATTTAAATGCTGCAACTGGTCCTTCATACCCCTCCAAGATAGGTGTTACCTCCTACTTCAGAGCTCTTTAGGGACTCCATTCCCAGCCTGCATCTGCAGGATATTTCTAAAATCTGATTTGAGATTTTTTCCTGGTGATCTAGTTTAACCAGTAAGATAGCAAGGTATGTGGAGGGGGTTGCCCAGTCCAGCAATGGTCTGGATTCTTTAATCTTTGGTTTTTGCACTCTAATACTGAGACACTTAATGTCTAATCTTACTTTATCAGGTGATCGAGCACGTAGGTCTCCTCGGAAGCTTCCCACGTctttgaagaaggaagaaaggaagtggGTTCCACCAAAATTCCTGCCACACAAATACGAtgtcaaactgaaaaatgaagataaGGTGAGTTGTCCACTTGAGTCCTTTCTATTACTAAATGAACATGCTAATTTAACAATGTAATCCTTATCAGTGTGTCTGTACAGTACACTGTTGTACTTTCTGCTGAAGTCAGGTGTTGGAAGCAGGATGGCTGTTGCTGTCTGTGAGGCTGACTAGCCTGGctgtttctgtaaataaatcagttttgtgCCTGGAGACACCTGGTATCACACACTGAGTCAGTGCTACAGTAGCTTCTGAGTGGGTGCTGTTAACTGGTAATCTCTGGTCAGGCAGTTAATGAGACTCGGTCAAAGATAGACTAGTTAATCAtgagcagcaggtgctgctggtgttCTAACTGAGCTGCTCTGAGAGCTGTGTGTCAGGAAGCTCAGTgtctgcagcactgctctgtgaTTTCTTCTGCCAGTTTGACAGGAGGGGCAGTGTTGGCCTCAGTTCAGGGGATGCAGCCTGCAGAGATTCCTCTGGTCtcatgaaacaaatgaaaataaacattaatatGGAAGAGCTTTTAAGTTAGCAAGCACAAGCCAGAGGGAAGTCAGAGATAAGCAGAGGGCTTTAGCAAGAAATTTGCTATATAAATGAATATTTTCTACTCTCTTAGCTGACTGAATCTCCTACCAATCTCTGTTGTGCATCTCAGTTCTACAAGTcctgtttggtttgtgttgagTCTTTGCAAGAGACCTTTGAAAGAGTGAAGAGCTTGAGGACATGAAGCAGTACAATGCTCCTTGCTCCTTCTGGCTATATCATATGTATTGATAATGTGGTTAGAAGCTACATGTTGACAGACTGTCTGTCTGTTGTCTCCAAGATCATCAGCAACGTGCCAGCAGACAGCTTAGTCCGTACAGAGCGTCCTCCCAACAAGGAGATCCTGAGGTACTTCATCCGGCACAACGCGCTGCGGGCTGGCACCTGTGAGAATGCCCCGTGGGTCGTGGAGGATGAGCTAGTGAAGAAATACTCTCTCCCCAGTAAATTTAGTGACTTCTTGCTTGACCCACATAAGGTAAGAGTTCCTGAAAGTACCTCCTTTGCTTTGTCACCCATTCCCCACCCTTAAACAGCCTTGGCAGAGGCTTTGGTGTGCCAGTTGGGTTTTGGTGCTCCCAAGCTTACATCAACTTAGAACAATGCAGTCTACAAGGGAAGACAAGGTTTTCTGGTGCAGGACAAATGGCAGAGCTGTAGTCCTTACCTGATAAGGTCAGTTATTGGGGCAGTTTCATGGTTATAGGAAAGAGTTGGATGTGTTTGATTTCATGATGCTTGGCTCTAATGTGGTGCTGGATTGAGAGATGGAAGATACCACAGATGTTTAAGTAGCAGAGATGGGTTTTTTCCAGCCCTTTTTAATGACCAGCCAAATATACTGTTAATCAAATAAATATATCATGAAATCTGTTTTAACGTGGATCTTTGGGTGCAGAAAGCactattttgtttgtttagtaaACTCCCTTGGTCATGGACTCAGTCTTTGTCAAATGTTGTTCTAAAAccagaagagaaatatttgcTGTATCCCTTTTTCCCCATCAGCAGCAGAACACCCTTTTCTAGCAAGCTTCTGTGGACTCTCTTGGATGCTTGTAAATCTGCTtaaagggagaaagaaattcttcaatCTTGAGCTGTGTTTACCCTTGCTGTAGTATTTGAGGTCACTGCCTTAATAGAAATAGAGCTATTTCTGGTGGTGGACAAAGTCTTTTATTCAGTGCTCTGATGGATGGAGCTGTGCCCttagcataagaaaaaaatacacaaatgtgACATCTTCAGTTGGGCATACAGGAGCCTTTATGCTTAGGGGTGGCACTTTCGGTAGAGTGTTTTCCACTTGGAATAGAGATTGAATTTATCTGGAGGTTTTTAAGTCTTGAGAAGTGCCTGGAGAATTTATTAATCCATAATTTGTGCTCTGACAACATAACTTTGTATAAGTGACAGTTGGGTATCCAGTATAAGTTGCAGAACTGATATAATAATGAATTACATGAATCACTTCAAAGCTGGATGCCTTTGGCTTAGGTCATTCTCTTCAGCAAAGATTTCAACACAAGAATGAAGTTATGCAGGCACTGAATTTGGTGGTTGTGCAATCTCCAGTAAAAGTTTCCATAATGAGCTAACGAGGACTCTCCAGCTAAAGCCTCCAGGAGTGAACATCAGTGAGTCAGAAAATGGGAATATTGAACTTGATCACATTTATGTATGTTTGTTCTGAAAGAAATGCTTCTTAGATGCTTGCACCTTTTGCTGTGCATACCACTAGAATTCTTTATTGCTAAGGGATCTCAAGTGTTCAGCCTCTTTTCTGGTAAATTTATCCATAACCTATAGGTGATATCTTGTATCACTTCTTGAAATATATTAGTATTCTGGATGCATCCTAAAACTGAATTTGAGATGCCAAGGTGGTCCTGAAATCAGCCTCTTTCTGGCTCTGGGTGGAACTGTTCTGTGCTGGCAGGTAGGTTATTTCAGCAGCTTAAAACCAGTCAGATGTTAAGTCACATTGTTGCAGGGTGGAATCCTGTCTCACCTGCATTCCAGGTGCTTTCAGGCAGTTCAGAAGCCAATGTCTGAACACCTGTCACCAACCACTTCTCTGctccttcatttttcctctgGGTGAGGTCCAGGACTGAACCCTACGTGACCCAGTAGGAGACCTCTGAGCAGAGGGAGAGTTTTTGGAACCAATGTCAGGGTTTTCCAGGCAAACCCCTTCTACACCAGCTTTGAGgtagaaacaaaattattttatgtaatgTAGTAGGAGGCATTTAATATTCTGTGTAGTGTTTCATTTTGTAAAGTTTAATGCGAACTTTCTGTAGTGAGCTAATGACTTCATAACCAGTGTAGTGACTACAATGCAGAATATtgaaagtatttcagaagactGTTGTTACCTTTAACATTTAGAGTATTCCTAGTTCATTGGAAAAATGCCTTGAAAATAAACATAGGCAAAAATAATGGACAGAAAAGGATCTAGACCACCTTTATTTACCTTTAAATACTAATATAAAATCATTCTTTATTTTAGTATATGACTCTCAACCCCTCAACCAAGAGGAAGAGCTCTGGATCACCTGACAGAAAGCCTCCTAAGAAATCCAAAACTGATGGGTCATCCCTGGCCCAGACACTGAGCCCTACTCTGTGGTGCCACGTGCATTTGGAAAAATCTATTATTGCCTCTCCCCTGAAGATGAAAAACTCTAAGAATTCAAAATGTCCTaaagaggagctggaagaggTGATGAAAATTGTGTCACCTGCTAAACTTGGTTCTAACTTTCACATTCCAAAGAAGAGCCGTCTGGGGAAGGGCAGCGACAAATCCTTGGACAAAAAGCAAAGAGGTAAAAGGGTCCTGAATGGGCAGAAGTCACCAGGGAAATCAAAGTCTCCTAGGAAAGGCTTGAAGACCCCtaagatgaaaatgaaacaaatgacACTACTGGACATGGCTAAAGGTACCACTAAGGTGTCCAGGTCTCCCAGGAATTCTGGAGGCACCCCTAGGTCTTCCAGCAAACCCCAGAAACATCTCCCTCCTGCAGCGCTCCATCTCATTGCctattacaaagaaaacaaagacagggaagacaaaaaaagtgCTCTTTCCTGTATCATCTCCAAAACAGCCAGGTTGCTCTCAAATGAGGATCGTGCCCGTCTCCCTGAGGATTTGAGAGGGTTAGTACAGAAGCGCTACGAGcttctggagcacaggaagaaaTGGGCCACCATGACAGAGGAGCAGCGAAAGGAgtacatgaagaagaaaagggagaagctgaaagagaaactgaaggaGAGAGCAAAGGAGCggaaggagaaggagatgaaggaaaaactggaaaaacagaaaagatttgAGGACCAAGATTTGAAAGGGAAGACCTTGCCTACTTTTAAACTGGTTGATACTCCAGAAGGACTTCCTAATGCGCTCTTCGGGGATGTTGCCATGGTGGTGGAGTTCCTGAGCTGCTACTCAGGGTTGTTGATGCCAGACGCTCAATATCCCATTACGGCAGTTTCCCTGATGGAAGCACTTTGTGCAGAAAAGGGAGGCTTCCTTTATTTGAACAGAGTACTGGTCATTCTCCttcagaccctgctgcaggatgAAATTGCTGAAGATTATGCTGAGCTGGGAATGAAGCTTTCTGAAATACCCCTGACTTTGCATTCTGCCTCTGAGCTGGTTCGCCTGTGCCTGCGCAAGTCAGATGTGCAGGAGGAAAGCGAGGTCTCGGATAACGTGGACGAAAGCAAGGATTCAGCAGCTTTTGAGGATAACGAAGTACAGGATGAGTttttggagaagctggagaCATCAGAGTTCTTTGAGTTGACTCCTGAAGAGAAGCTGCGGATCCTTGGAGCTCTGTGCCACCGGATCCTGATGACTTACTCGGTGCAGGACCACGTGGAGGCCAAGCAGCAGACGTCAGCTGAGCTGTGGAAGGAGCGCCTGGCTgtcctgaaggaagaaaatgacaAGAAGagggcagaaaaacagaaacgAAAGGAAATGGTGGCCAAAAACAAGGAGAACGGGAAGGATGAGAATGTGAtgggaagaaatgaaaagaaaaaaaatgagatgatGAAAACAGAACACCGGGCAGAAATAGAGGCTGATATGATCAGTGCTGTGAAGAGCAGGCGCCTTCTTGCCATCCAAGCCAAGAAAGAGAGGGAGCaacaagaaatacaaatgaGAGGTAATAAAAATAGCAGGAAAGTAGAGGGGAATCAGTTAATGGTAAAAGTGACAGACTGTTTTCAAAAGCCTTACCTGTTCTTAGGAGTTTTATTCACTGGAGAAGTGTAATTGAGCTGCTGTGGTTTCTATGGCAGCTTGAAAACTGGACTgttaagaaaaagcaatagCTGCTGCTGGATTTTTATTTGTGGGTGTCTTGTTCAGTACCTTTCTATTCTGTCAGGCCTGGGAAGactggagaacagaaaaatctattttggGCATAGAAAACAACATTATTTATGTTCAAGCATCTTCCGGCTCTTACGTGCAGAGGAGATAATTCCTGCCCTGAAACACATTcttgcagctttgctgctgtgcaCAGTGTCAGGCTGATGCTAGCAGCCCTTCTCCCAGGCAAGAACTTCTGCAGGAAATTGCAGTTCAGTGTCTCACTTTAAAGAATTAGTTACTGAGTTGAATAAATATAAGTAAACTGTCCACTCAAACCTCTATATATCACCAGTTGCATTGCCAAAGTTTGGATACCTCTGTGTAGGTTGTTCTTTTTGCTGAGGAGTATGGAATAGGAATagcaaaatactttgaaattacAATACAGAGATCTTTTTGGTTGTAATGTGGGTACTGGGCAGGTGGAAGGTGGACAGCATAGCACTTCTAGGCTGTTATTTCCCTTCTGAAACAGTTGAGGGACAAGCATCCCATGTGGAGACTGGCTTTATGTGCTTTGGCTGGAATTTGGGAGTAGCAGTTCTAGGAGACCAGCAATAGTTAAATAATGTGGAATACCCTGAGACACTTAGGGAAGTGGACTGGATACAACCATGTCtcacatggaaaataagtaTCAGATCTACTGTTCATCTCAGAAGCAtcaaaaagctgctgaagatCTGGAGTGCTGTCCTGCTTCTCCAGAAAAACTGAACACCAAATATCTAACATGCTGTGGTGAAATGGCCTCTTGGCCCCAGTTCTTGTAGACTTCCAGGTTTCATAGCAAGTTCAAGTTCATGGTACACTTTTACTGTAAAATTCAATACAGTTTGGACACTACCCCTTGGGATGCTGCTTCTTGTTTGCACTTGATAGTTTGTAGTAGTTATAtatgaagaaaagcagtattACATTGGTGGAGGTAAGAATCGTTTGGCTTGTGTGCTGAGGAAGTTTAATTCATTCTTTTGGACTCCACCAGGAAAACTAGGTCTCgctggcagggaaggaaggattAAACTGTCCATTAAGGTTTTAATTATATTGCTTCCTTTCCACATAACAAGCCACAATATTTCAGGCATCCAGGGCTTCTTTTACCTGTTAAGCAGTTGCTCTCAGGCATAAAGGTACCTGCAAATTACCAAAGATCTTGGTTAAGGTTGGGGGCACAGTAGTTTGGGCTGCAGGATTAGCAGCTCAGAGCTGATCTTCAGACTTGTGGGCTGGTGTGTTTTCAGTATGTGAAAAATAGTTCTGGGCAACCACCATGAGAACTGCATTCATGTGCTTCTGCCATCACGTGGGCTTTCTGTGGGCTATTTCAGTGTTCTGGCTTTCACACCACTTCAGttgcatttgcttttaatgATGTTAGTATCTCTGGGGGAAGTAAAAGAATAGTTGCTGACAAAAAGCCTATTGTGCAGTGGTTCAAAatgtatatatatctatatatgaACCACTGCACAATAGGTGTGTTGTTGGCAGCTGCTTTTTTACTTGTATATAGATACCTATCTCACAGccagatttctttttcaccaCTCTGGTAACATCTGTCACACTGGGAACACTAACCTTTCTCAAATTAAACCTATCAAGGTTGTAGCTCGTGCTGCCAAGCTAGTCTCAGCTCAAAAAAGAACCCAGTGTAGgaaagcacaatttttttttgttgttgttctttcttGACTTCAAAAGAAGTCAATACAGAACTCCCTGTTGAGATAACAGGATTagtatctgtattttcttgatAGTGAAAGTCAAGCTGCTTCCATTTCCATGTCACTGCAGCACTTAGTAATTGTTCTTTGTCTTATCTCTCCATGGGGCAGTAGCTCCTGTACAGTCAGTTGGAGGAGAATGGAGAGCTGGAAGCTCTACAGCTGAGGAAGGCTGTGAGAGAGGAACGTGCCAGCTGGGCCTAGCTTCACAATTCCAAATGAGATGCAGGGGAGGAATCCTTTGGTTTGGGGTCTTTGTTCTTATGTTGTTTGAACAGTTTTGGCATATGAGTAAATTCAAGTTTCTGTTCTATCCTCgcctcttcctttttctggcaCTTGATGGTACCTGCTGCAACTAGTGTTTACAGTTGGATACAAAAGATACCTGTCTCAGGAGTGCCCACCGTATCCCATGGTGTGAGCACTGAAGAATTTGCTGGCAATGTGGCTTGTTTGGGTTGGGGTCTTGgctctggagaagaggacactGAGGAGGAGGGATGTCTCTTGTGCTGGTGTGAAATGACAGCAGCAAGTCTTAAAAAAGGATCAAGGAGAGAAATCCTGGGGAAATTGGATCACCACTGTCTCCTAGTGGAAGGTGAGAATGGTGCTTCCTGCAGTAAGGGCCTCCTGATGTGGTTTGTGAGGCTGGGATGTAGGTGACAGGAGACATTTGGAACTGTGAGActggctggtgctgcttgtTCTCAGTGCTTGGACATGGGAAGAGCTCATGTGGTTGATATTTACAGACACAGATTATGCAGCTCCTTGTGTTTGGCAGGTATGGATTAACAGGACAGTTTTGCCCTGCTGCAATTACTGTGTGTAGCTGTATTTTTGGTACATTGTTGGTATATTATTGTACAAAAGCTGATCAATCAGGTTGGTGTAACAAATGCAAGGATATATTTTTCAGTACGTCTCCTCTAATCAGGCAGGATTGATTACATTGGCAGGACTTCAAAGACTTACCAGGTGTTCACTAATCAACTGTTATCAAACCTGTCTTGATTCAGAAAATCTGGAAGAGAAAGAGTGGGTAGTAGCCCTGGGAAAAGTCCTAGCAAGAAATTACCTTTCTCCCTAGGACAGCAGCCAACATACTTGCCCCACTCCACCTCACCCCTTCCATATGGCCTGACTCCATCTGCTTCAAGCCCTCTTTTGTCATGCAAAGATAATCCTTAATTTCTTCatccttcttctttttccccctcaggTTTTCTCAGGACACATGACACTGTTGCCCATAGCCTTTTGTGCAAGTCGTGGAGGGGTGATGCTTTTGTTAGACAGATCAGGTTCTGAAAAGCCAGTGTGACTCAATTTGATGTTTTGTTCCTCTTTATTCAGGCAGTTCTTGGTGAAAGCAGACCTGTCCTTCAGAGATGAGCAGAAGTGTAGAGAGACTCTTAAACCATCATGAGAAGTGTAAATCCTCCTGCCTTTAATGGTTGTCCCCTTGGCAGAAGCTGCCTTGCTTCTTCGTCCTTACCTAGAGATGTGAAGTAACGTGTTTGTTCTGTAAGACTCTTGCCAAGGAGTTGCCAAGGGTTTAGGCCacttcctatttttctttcccctcttttttttgtcaATAGCCATGGATATTGAGAGCTCCTGAAATGCCAATACTTCTGTTGTGAGTGGGAAAGCTGAGGTTTCTATTTGAATGCTATGGGAATGCAGGAGGAGTGTGTTAGATGTGACTGGGTGGCTGGGAAAGGCCTCTCTAGTGCCAGAGCAGGTTTTTGGGTTGGTGAGACTGTGGGGAGAGCattccccagagctgcaggtgtgGAAATGCAGGTGTCCATGCTGAGCTCAAGGGGCACAGCCAGACCACTCCCAGCTCTTGAGCTGGCCAGAGCAGGAGTCCTTATTGTCTGTTGTGCTGCAGGTAAAGATCCTTGACCCTGTTGTTAAGTGGGATTGCACAGCAATGGATGCCACTTTGTTGGTCTAGACTGAGATACAATAATAAGGACAAATTTCTCCAGTCAATTTTTATCTaaactttcctctttcctctgccCAGTTCATCCTTATGATGCCTTCTTAAGAATTCTTGAGCTTTTTCTAGGATGGTGGGTAGAAAGCAGGATGAAGGATGGGTGGCTGTGCTTAAAGAATACttaccaaaattaaaaataacttgtttattttttacccCCATGGAGGAGTAAAATAGAAT is from Apus apus isolate bApuApu2 chromosome 18, bApuApu2.pri.cur, whole genome shotgun sequence and encodes:
- the BAZ1B gene encoding tyrosine-protein kinase BAZ1B isoform X3; protein product: MGISAAESSDASWSENLWDLTQHLHGGCRVKLSCSNPQPSCALIGQVGLSCGYPSHCMNSVFLSCCSCREYEARLERYNERIWTCKSTGSSQLTHKEAWEEEQEVAELLKEEFPIWYEKLVLEIVHHNTVSLEKLVDAAWLEIMTKFAVGEECDFEVSKEKTLPVKVVKIHPLEKADEEASEKKSDGACDSPSSDKENSSQAAQDNQKEAILKEDDNRRESMSDRARRSPRKLPTSLKKEERKWVPPKFLPHKYDVKLKNEDKIISNVPADSLVRTERPPNKEILRYFIRHNALRAGTCENAPWVVEDELVKKYSLPSKFSDFLLDPHKYMTLNPSTKRKSSGSPDRKPPKKSKTDGSSLAQTLSPTLWCHVHLEKSIIASPLKMKNSKNSKCPKEELEEVMKIVSPAKLGSNFHIPKKSRLGKGSDKSLDKKQRGKRVLNGQKSPGKSKSPRKGLKTPKMKMKQMTLLDMAKGTTKVSRSPRNSGGTPRSSSKPQKHLPPAALHLIAYYKENKDREDKKSALSCIISKTARLLSNEDRARLPEDLRGLVQKRYELLEHRKKWATMTEEQRKEYMKKKREKLKEKLKERAKERKEKEMKEKLEKQKRFEDQDLKGKTLPTFKLVDTPEGLPNALFGDVAMVVEFLSCYSGLLMPDAQYPITAVSLMEALCAEKGGFLYLNRVLVILLQTLLQDEIAEDYAELGMKLSEIPLTLHSASELVRLCLRKSDVQEESEVSDNVDESKDSAAFEDNEVQDEFLEKLETSEFFELTPEEKLRILGALCHRILMTYSVQDHVEAKQQTSAELWKERLAVLKEENDKKRAEKQKRKEMVAKNKENGKDENVMGRNEKKKNEMMKTEHRAEIEADMISAVKSRRLLAIQAKKEREQQEIQMRVRMEKEAEEERIRKHKAAAEKNFQDGIAKAKLVMRRTPVGTDRNHNRYWLFSDEVPGLFIEKGWVHDSIDYRFILPHQKKEDLKKDCSPGEKRKSAGAAGRASRLPRALRAADLPTETTAPKQGQNLWFLCDSQKDLDELLDCLHPQGVRESQLKERLEKRYQDITHSIHLARKQNLGLKSCDGHQELLNYLRSDLIEVATRLQKGGLGYIDVTPEYEAKVFSLESLKDFGECVIALQAGVVKKFLQGFMAPKQKRRKHQGEDYIAKTEEIDEDKKMAEEAKVASATEKWKTAIREAQTFSRMHVLLGMLDACIKWDMSAENARCKVCRKKGTIQRILLKMKVKKVRKLLMNQMLRKKRRRRKKIMKLLD